One Bacteroidales bacterium genomic region harbors:
- a CDS encoding quinone-dependent dihydroorotate dehydrogenase: MYKSIIRPLLFKFYAEDVHHFVRFCLWLFFKIPGSKYVAKQIFVVQDKRLEREVFGLKFSNPVGIAAGFDKDATMFNELSYLGFGHIEIGTVTPKAQSGNPKPRLFRLPKDKALINRMGFNNGGVLAAADNLKNRKTKAVIGGNLGKNTLTPNNEAVDDYVAVFEGLYDVVDYFVVNVSCPNISDLHELQDQEYLEAILNAVMEKNKAKPKQKPILLKVSPDLNNAQLDEVITVIKKTKIHGVIAVNTSVSREGLKTDQEKVKAIANGGLSGKPLNKRSTEVIKYLTEKSNGAFPIIAVGGIFTAEDAIDKLNAGASLVQVYTGFIYEGPFLAKRINKEILSRM, translated from the coding sequence ATGTATAAATCTATTATTCGTCCCCTTTTATTTAAGTTTTATGCTGAAGATGTTCATCATTTTGTGCGTTTTTGCTTATGGTTATTTTTCAAAATTCCCGGGTCTAAATATGTGGCAAAACAAATATTTGTTGTTCAAGATAAACGCTTGGAACGAGAAGTGTTTGGACTTAAATTTTCTAATCCTGTAGGTATTGCTGCCGGCTTTGATAAAGATGCCACTATGTTTAATGAGCTGAGTTATTTGGGCTTTGGTCATATAGAAATAGGGACAGTTACTCCAAAAGCACAGTCCGGAAATCCAAAACCACGTTTATTTCGCTTACCTAAAGACAAGGCTTTAATCAATCGGATGGGTTTTAATAATGGTGGTGTTTTAGCGGCCGCCGATAATCTGAAAAACCGAAAAACAAAAGCTGTTATTGGTGGGAATTTAGGGAAAAATACCCTCACGCCTAACAACGAAGCGGTAGATGATTATGTTGCTGTTTTTGAGGGATTATACGATGTGGTAGATTATTTTGTGGTGAATGTAAGTTGTCCAAATATCAGCGATTTGCACGAATTGCAAGATCAAGAATACCTCGAAGCCATATTGAATGCTGTAATGGAAAAGAATAAGGCAAAGCCAAAGCAGAAACCCATTTTACTAAAAGTTTCGCCAGATTTAAATAATGCACAGTTGGATGAGGTGATTACGGTTATCAAAAAAACTAAAATACACGGTGTAATTGCTGTGAATACTAGTGTGAGTCGTGAAGGTTTAAAAACGGATCAGGAAAAAGTAAAAGCTATTGCCAATGGTGGTTTAAGCGGAAAGCCATTGAATAAAAGATCCACAGAGGTGATAAAATACTTGACAGAAAAATCAAATGGAGCTTTTCCAATTATTGCCGTTGGCGGAATATTTACTGCTGAGGATGCAATAGATAAACTGAATGCAGGAGCCTCACTTGTTCAGGTGTATACTGGGTTTATTTATGAAGGACCGTTTTTAGCAAAAAGAATTAATAAAGAGATTCTAAGTCGAATGTAA
- a CDS encoding aminopeptidase P family protein, which produces MESNSIALFVSNDEQPRNGDQYFPFRQSSDLFYLSGIDQEKSILMLAPDCPNPKLREVLFILKTNETIAVWYGHKYTQEEASETSGIENIHWLDEMDMIIREAASYAKNIYLNDYEYPKYDSKVESGEKRFAKEIRQLYPLHIFERSAPILYGMRMIKSETEINLLKEACKITNKAFRRVLKFVKPEVMEFEIQAEIEHEFTRNRANGHGYYPIIASGKNACTLHYIENDKVCQDGDVILFDFGAEYANYSADMSRSIPVNGKFTERQKDVYQAVLRTINTLTENMTVGTSLDDLDRLSKKLIEKELIDLGLFSEEEKQNQDPKNPLYKKYFMHGVNHHLGLDVHDVGDRNTPLTAGMVLTCEPGIYIPEEKLGIRLENDILITEDGPLNLMADIPIEIEEIETLMN; this is translated from the coding sequence ATGGAATCTAATTCTATTGCTCTTTTTGTTTCAAATGATGAACAACCAAGAAATGGGGATCAGTATTTTCCTTTTCGACAATCATCTGATTTATTTTATCTCAGCGGTATCGACCAAGAAAAAAGTATTCTGATGTTGGCTCCCGATTGTCCTAATCCCAAACTTAGAGAAGTACTTTTTATTTTAAAAACCAATGAAACTATTGCTGTTTGGTATGGGCATAAGTACACCCAAGAAGAAGCTAGCGAAACTTCCGGAATTGAGAACATACATTGGTTAGATGAAATGGATATGATAATTAGAGAAGCTGCATCTTATGCGAAAAATATCTATCTCAACGACTACGAATATCCAAAATATGACTCAAAAGTTGAAAGTGGAGAAAAGCGTTTTGCAAAAGAAATAAGACAGCTCTATCCCTTACATATTTTTGAACGCTCTGCTCCCATTTTGTATGGGATGCGTATGATAAAATCAGAGACGGAAATTAATCTTTTAAAAGAGGCTTGTAAAATTACAAATAAAGCTTTTCGTCGGGTGCTTAAATTTGTAAAGCCTGAAGTTATGGAATTCGAAATTCAGGCAGAAATTGAACATGAATTTACACGAAACAGGGCTAATGGTCATGGCTATTATCCTATTATCGCCTCCGGTAAAAACGCCTGTACGCTACACTATATAGAAAATGATAAAGTCTGTCAGGATGGCGATGTGATTTTGTTTGACTTTGGTGCCGAATATGCCAATTACAGCGCAGATATGTCGAGGTCTATTCCTGTAAACGGGAAATTTACAGAAAGACAAAAAGATGTTTATCAAGCCGTTTTACGCACAATAAATACACTTACCGAAAACATGACTGTAGGAACTTCTCTCGATGATTTGGATAGACTTTCTAAAAAATTAATCGAAAAAGAGCTTATTGATTTAGGGCTTTTTAGCGAGGAAGAGAAGCAAAATCAAGACCCGAAAAATCCACTATATAAAAAGTATTTTATGCATGGTGTAAATCATCACCTTGGATTAGACGTACACGATGTAGGTGATAGAAATACTCCACTAACAGCAGGCATGGTTTTAACTTGCGAACCCGGAATTTATATTCCTGAAGAAAAGTTAGGGATTCGTCTTGAAAACGACATTTTGATTACCGAAGATGGACCCCTAAACCTTATGGCTGATATTCCAATTGAGATTGAGGAGATTGAAACGCTAATGAATTGA
- a CDS encoding succinate dehydrogenase cytochrome b subunit, translated as MIKQRTFSSITKKVIMSLAGLFLIIFLLVHLGINLFLMPLTENHQEIFELLAGFMATNPVIKVFEVVLFGGFIIHIIYGIIVQLQNWASRGNVRYKSGSKTNTTFSSQTMIYTGLLVFLFLALHLYQFYFLKLGLNSTTFVDAHGHPEFYNVAVALFTTQPIYSVIYIITFVILGFHLNHAFQSAFQTLGWDHPKYKSVIKIAGSVYAIVVPAGFITIPLYFLIMQ; from the coding sequence ATGATTAAACAAAGAACCTTTTCATCGATTACAAAGAAAGTAATCATGTCGTTAGCGGGTTTGTTTTTAATTATCTTTTTGCTTGTCCATTTGGGCATCAATTTGTTTTTAATGCCGTTAACAGAAAATCACCAAGAGATTTTTGAGTTACTTGCTGGCTTTATGGCAACCAATCCGGTTATTAAAGTCTTCGAAGTAGTTCTTTTTGGAGGATTTATTATTCACATTATTTATGGTATTATTGTTCAACTACAAAACTGGGCTTCACGTGGTAACGTAAGATATAAGTCTGGTAGTAAAACAAATACAACATTCTCTTCACAGACTATGATTTATACCGGATTATTGGTGTTCTTATTTTTAGCTTTACACTTGTATCAGTTTTATTTTCTAAAATTAGGATTGAACTCAACAACATTTGTAGATGCACATGGTCATCCCGAATTTTATAATGTTGCTGTAGCCTTGTTTACTACACAACCTATTTATTCTGTAATTTATATTATAACATTTGTAATTTTAGGTTTCCATTTGAATCATGCTTTTCAATCGGCTTTTCAAACATTAGGATGGGATCATCCTAAATATAAATCTGTTATAAAAATTGCCGGAAGTGTATATGCTATAGTTGTTCCT
- a CDS encoding DUF5606 domain-containing protein yields the protein MDLSKILSIAGKPGLYKMISNTKNGVLVESLLDGKRIPAFSHERISSLEEISIFTETDDVPLKQIFQSMYNIMNQQPALSHKSSAKELTDFFESVLPDYDSDRVYVSDIKKMVQWYNILQSKSLIDLSEDPETKETDSEDKDNEKE from the coding sequence ATGGACTTAAGTAAAATCTTATCAATAGCCGGTAAACCCGGGTTGTACAAAATGATCTCAAATACCAAAAATGGAGTTTTGGTTGAATCTTTACTCGACGGAAAACGTATTCCGGCATTTTCGCACGAAAGGATTAGTTCTTTAGAGGAAATCAGCATTTTTACGGAAACTGACGATGTTCCATTAAAGCAAATTTTTCAGTCGATGTACAATATTATGAATCAGCAACCGGCTCTCAGTCACAAATCAAGTGCCAAAGAATTGACGGATTTCTTTGAAAGTGTTTTGCCTGATTATGATAGCGATCGTGTTTATGTTTCGGATATAAAGAAAATGGTACAATGGTACAATATACTTCAATCAAAAAGCTTGATTGATCTTAGTGAAGACCCTGAAACAAAAGAAACAGATTCGGAAGACAAGGACAACGAAAAAGAATAA